DNA sequence from the Geobacter sp. AOG2 genome:
CATGATGCGGCGGCCTGCCGCCTCCCCGGCGCTGTCGGGGTGGGGATGGCCGGCGAAGGCGACTTCAATCGTTTCCAGTCCGCCTGCGTTGGAAAAGGGTGTGCCGTGGGGAGCAATAACCACCCCGGCGGAAATCAGGTTGCCCAACCGCTCCTCTGCGGCCCGCGCCATGGGGATGGCCGCCTTGCCGAAACCGGCCACGACGAGCCGTTGAAACCCCTCGCTGCCATAGCGTTCCCCGGCCCGATCCAGATGCGGGGCCAGGGCCTGCCCCGGCTCCACCGCCGCCAGGGCGGCCCGGAAGAGGGTCTGCAGGGTAGAGCGGTCGCTCTCCGTCACAGGCAGAACGGCCCTTCGCACACGGTCTGCTCCAGCGTGCGCCGGTCGTTGGGCGTCTCCCGCGCCTGCAACGCCTCGGGCAACTCCTCCACCCTGCCGGGCAGGCCGATGGCCGCCATGGCTTCCACCTGGTATTCATCGGGGATGTTCAGGCTGGTCCGGGCCCGGTCGTAGTCGAACCCCTGCATGCCGTGGACCACATACCCCCGCAGGCTGCCTTGCAGGGCCAGGTTCTCCCAGGCGGCGCCGGTGTCGTAGGAATGGGTGCGGGACGGCTTGCCGTTGTGGTCGAAGGTGGTCTTGGAGATCATCACCAAAAGCGCCGCGGCATTGACGCACCACGTCTTGTTGGTCTCCACCAGAAGGTCGAAGAAGAGCGGCCAGTACTCGCCGCCACGACGGGCGTAGAGAATGCGCCACGGCTGGTTGTTGTTAGAAGAAGGGGCCCAGCGGGCCGCCTCGAACAGGACCTTCAATTCCTCCGCCGGAATTTCCGCCCCCGACATGGCGCGGGGGGACCAGCGGTTCAGGAAGACGGCGTCGATGGGGTGATCCGCCTGTCGTTTGTCGCTGCCCTTGATCATGGCGATGGTTCCTTTCCATGAGGTTGTTGAAAAACAGCCATCTCGCCGCCATCCTCGAAAACCCTTTCGTGCGGCGTAGCGCTGCTACGCCTCCTCAGGGCTTTCTGCGGGTGCGACGATCTGACCATTTTTGAACAACCTGAATTTTTCAACAGGTTGCTAAAGTGTCTCTGTGACTGGCGCTTGGAGCACAAAGTTCCCCCTCCTAGTTTAGGAGGGGTCGGGGGTGGTAGCCTTCCCGCATGCTCACACCCGACTAAAAAATTCCTTCACGGCAGCCACAAAGGCATCCAGGTCCGCCTGCGTCACGTCCAGGTGCGTAACCAGCCGCGCCGTGGGCGCCACCTGCACCAGCATCCCCCGCTCGGCCAGGTATTCCTGAAGCGGTACGCACTCCTCTTCCGGGAACCGGACGAACACCATGTTGGTGGCCTGCCCCTGGACCGCGATCCCGTCTATGGCCCCGAGTCCCCTGGCCAGGTGTTCGGCATTGGCGTGGTCCTGGGCCAGCCGGTCGAGGTTATGGTCCAGGGCGTACAGACAAGCCGCGGCCAGGAACCCGGCCTGGCGCATGCCGCCCCCCAGCACCTTGCGCCAGCGGTGGGCGCGCTCGATGAACGCATGCGGCCCCACCAGCACCGACCCAACCGGCGCTCCCAGCCCCTTGGAAAAACAGATGGAGACGGAATCGAACGGTCCGCACGCCTGGGCCAGGCTTTCGCCACGCGCCACCGCCGCATTGCAGACCCGCGCCCCGTCCAGATGGATGGCCAGGCCCCGGTCGCGGGCCAGGGCAACGGCATCGCGTATGTACCCGGCCGGAAGCACCTGGCCGTTGAAGGTATCCTCCAGCGCCAGAAGCCGGGTGCGGGCGAAGTGCGCCCCCAGTCCGGGGCCGTGGTGCTTGATGGCGGCCGCCACCTTGGAAAGCGGCAGGGTGCCGTCAGCCTCGTTCTCGATGGGCTGGGGCACGATGGAACCGAGCACCGCCGCGCCGCCCCCTTCGTACTTGTAGGTATGGGCCACCTGGCCCACGATATACTCGTCGCCCCGTTCGCAATGGGCCATCAGCGCCGCCAGGTTGCTCTGGGTGCCGCTGGGGAGGAACAGGGCCGCCTCCTTGCCGGTGCGCTCCGCCACAGTAGCCTGTAGCCTGTTGACGGTGGGGTCGTCCCCCCACACGTCGTCGCCGACCTGGGCCGCCATCATGGCATCGCGCATCCCAGGACCGGGCCGGGTTACGGTGTCGCTGCGCAGGTCGATGATATGTCCGGTCATGGGTACCCTCCTATATACGATCATAAACTATTGAGTGCAAGTTATGGGACTTATGGGACCTATAGGACCTATGGGACCTATAAGTCTTATAAGTCTTATAAGTCCTATAAATCCTATAAATCCCATAAATCTCATGAGTCCTATAACTACCCCACCGCCTGCACCACAAAGCACTTCAGGTACTCCGCCTCGGGAAAAGAGAGCAACACCGGGTGGTCCGGGGCCTGGGCGCGGGCCGAGACCAGGCGCACCTCGCGCCGGGCCAGGCGGGCGGCCTGGGTCAGCAGGTCGCGGAACGGCTCCCTCCCCATGTGGAAGGAGCAGGAACAGGTGATCAGGTAGCCGCCCGGTTCCAGGAGTTCCAGGGCGCGGCGGTTGACGGTGAGATACCCTTTGGTGGCTTCGGCGATGTTCTTGCGGCTTTTCACAAAGGCGGGCGGGTCCATGACCACCACCCCGAAACGCCGCCCCTCGTGATGCAGGGAGCGGAGGCGCTCGAAGGCGTCGCATTCCTCGAAGGTCGCCCGGCCGCCCAGTCCGTTCAACTCCGCGTTGCGGGCGGCCTGGGCCACGGCCCGGGCCGAGATGTCGATCCCCAACGCCGATGCCGCGCCGAACGCAGCGGCATGGACGGCCCAACTCCCGGTATAGCAGAAACAGTCCAGCACCGCTTTCCCCGTGCTGATCCCCTTGAGCAGCAGGTGGTTCTCCTTCTGGTCCAGAAAGCCGCCGGTCTTCTGCCCCTCCCGCAGGTTCACCTGAAAGCGGAGGCCGTTCTCCTCCATCTCCACCAGGTTGGGGATGTCGCCGGCCAGCACGTCCACCTTTTCCTCCAGCCCTTCCAACTGCCGTACCCCCACGTCGTTTCTGGCGATGATCCCGGCCGGGGCAAAGACCCGGCCGAGCGCTTCCACCACCTGATCGCGCCGTTGGTCCATGCCTGCGGAGAGGAACTGCACCGACAGGTAATCGCCGTATTTGTCCACCACCAGGCCGGGGAGGAAGTCGCTCTCGCCGTACACGGCCCGGAAGGTCGTCAACTCGGGGTAGAGCGCCCTGCGGTGGGCCAGGGCGGAGGCGATGCGCCGCTCGTAGAATTCGGGCTGGTCCAGGTCCGCAGGCTGACGGGAGAAGAGCCGGAAGGCGATGAGGGAACGGGGGTTATAGTGGCCGCAGCCGATGAAACCGCCGCCGGCGTCGTACAGTTCGGCCGCAGTGCCGGGCGCGGCGGTTTTGTCCGAAACCTCCCGGATCTCGTTGCTGAATACCCAGGGATGGCCGGCCTTGATGCGTTTGTCTTCGTTCTTGTTCAGGGTGATGCGGATCATGGAATATCCTTGGTTTCGCTTGGTTTCCGCCACCGGGACAGCGGGACGGCGGACGCTTGACAGCCTGTAATTTGTACACCATTATTGATCGAAAATCAGCAGTTATCGGCGAAGACGCCGGAAAGGCCGGAATCTATGAATGGCATGTGTGCTCCCGATTTCGTCCCACTGCTCGGCTTCATGAAGGCAATGGAGCCGGACCAGGGAACAGAGATCATCTACGGGATCCGGCCCGATTTCAGGTTGTCGTACTTCAATGAGGCGTGGGTGCGGTTCGCCCGCGACAACGGCGGTTCCCCCTCGCTCATGTCCTCCGAATGCCTCGGTTTGTCGGTGCTTGATGTCACCCCCGAAGACTTGCGCCCCTTCTATCGCGAACTCTTCACCAGGGCCATGGCCAGCGTCACCTACCGGCCCCGGAGTATCAGCCACGAGTATGAGTGTTCGAGCCCCGAGAAGTACCGCAGGTTCGCCATGAACCTGTATCGCCTGGAAGGGGGACAGGGCCTTCTGATCGTGAACGCGCTCCTGGTGGAGATGCCCCACGAAGCCCGCGGAACCGTGCCGGTCGTACCGGCCGCCGATGCGGACGCCTATCTCGACCACCATGCGCTGGTCATCCAATGCGCCGCCTGCCGTCGCATCAAACACCAGCAGCACCCCGGACGGTGGGATTGGATTCCGGCGTGGGTCCGCCAGCCGCCGGAGCGGACCAGCCACGGCTTGTGCGAGCTGTGCCTGAACTATTATTATCCGGCCAAAGGGTGAAAAAGGTCAGCGGGGAGGAGTGCGCCTCAGCAACGCCTCGGCAATGGTGATCCTCTCGGGCGTGTCCGGGGCTTCCGACTTGGACAGAAAGAGGGCGTTGACCGCCACCAGCAGCGAGTTGAGATTGTCCAGGTCGATGATCGCGGAGCCGGGGAGCGATTCGCTGTCGGTCAGGTTGAGGGGACAATAGTCGATGCGCCGCTCCTGCCCCGTGCCGTAGATGATGGGGAGGCCGTGGGTGCGGCAGATGATCGGACGGGCGGCGTACAGCAGGCAGCGGTGGTCACGGAGCAGCGGGCAGCGCTCACCCTCCGCGTGTTCCGCCACGTGGCGGCGGATCTTCTCCGCCTCCTGTTCGGGCAGCGCATCCAGGGCGGCCGCCAGCGCCGCCGCCTCCACCGGGAAAAGCGTGATGGACGTACAGCAGTCGCTGCACCCCTCGGAACAGGTGATCTGTTCCCCCAACGCCTCCATGATGCCGTGGCAAAGGGCGTCGATGCGCGCCACCAGTTGGCGGTAGTTGTTCAGGAGGTCTTCCATAGGCAATGAAGTATCATATACGCCGGAAAATATAAAGGGTGGTTGTCGGTTTCGGCTTTATGGGACATATGGGACCAATGGGACTTATAAGATTTTCATAAGTCCCATATGTTCTATAGGTCCCATAAGCCCTATAGATCCCTTCTCCCGCTACTGTATCTTCAGGACGATCTTGCCGAAGTGCTTGTCCTCTTCCATCATGCGGTGGGCATCCGCCACCTGGTCGATGGTGAAGACCTTTTCGATGATCGGCACGATGGTGCGGTCGGCGAACTTGGGCAGGGCGCGCCGGGTGAACTCGGCCACGATCTCCCCCTTTTCCGAAACCGGCCGGGAGCGGAGCACGGAGCCGATGATCTGCTGCCGCTTCACCATCATCAGGGCCAGGTTGAGTTCGGCCTTGATGCCGCTGACCACGCCGATGATCACCAACCGCCCCTTGTAGGCCAGGGAGTTCATGTTGGGCGCCAGATACTTGGCCCCCACGTGGTCCAGGATCAGGTCCACGCCCTTCTTGTTCGTGTACTCCTTCACCACCTCGGTAAAATCCGGGGTCTCCCGGAAATTGATCAGGAAATCCGCACCCACCTGTTTGACCCGCTCCATCTTCTCCGGCGACGCGGTCACGATCAGCTTGCTGGCCGGGGTCAGGGCGCGGCACAGCTGGATCGCCGCCGTGTTGACGCCGCCGCCGCCCCCGTGCAGGATGGCGGCCTGTTTGTCCTGGAACTCGCCGATCATGAAGACGTTCAGAAACGCGGTGATATAGGACTCGCAGATGCAGGCCGCCTCCTCGAAGGACATGGACTCCGGGATGGGCATCAGGTGGCAGGCGTAGGCCACGGCATACTCCGCATATCCGCCCCCCCCCACCAGGGACACGACCCGCTGCCCCACCTGCCAGCCGGTGACGCCCGGCCCCAACTCCTCGATGACGCCGGCCACTTCCAGGCCCAGGATCTCCGAATCCCCCGGCGGAGGCGGATATTTCCCCTCGCGCTGCACCAGGTCGGGACGGTTGATGCTGGTGGCGTGCACCTTGACCAGCACCTGCCCGTCGCCGGGCACGGGACGCTCCACCTCGCCCACCTTGAGCACCTCCACGCCGCCGAACCCCTCCATCAAAACAGCTTTCATAGTCCTAACCTCCCGATATATGTATGGTTGTCATCTTAATCAAAACCCTGTTTGTCTGTGAATGTACCCAGTTAGGATTATTTTGTAAACACAAAACATAACCGCAGATTAGCACCACTCTTCCACTGGCGATCAAGCCCCCCTCTGACAAAGGGGGATTTGCCCTTGATCATGAAAACCAAATCCCCCCTGCCCCCCGGGGAGTTGTGCCTGCCTCCCGGATGCCCGAACGGCGGAGCGAGCGACTTGCCGGAGTCGAGCGCCGCCCATGCAGCACCATGCCTCCCATACAGCCCGTCCTCCGTCCGGTAGGAGGTATGACCGGCCATGCAGGACTGAGGCATACGAGCGAGAGCAGTCGTGAGGGCATCCGGGGGGCAGGCACACGGCGGAACAGCACCTTGATTTATGCCCCGTTCCGTGCGATAACTCATGCAATTCCCAACACGCCATCACAGGATATCTCCCATGCACATCATGGTCACCAACGACGACGGCATCCACGCCCCCGGCATCCTGGCCCTGGCCGAGGCCCTGGGTGAGCTGGGCACCGTCACGGTCGTGGCGCCGGACCGGGAACGGAGCGCGGTCGGCCATTCCCTGACCTTGCACTCGCCGCTGCGGGTCTTCGAACTGCGGCCGGGGTTCTACGCCGTGGACGGCACGCCGACCGACTGCGTCAACATGGGCATCCACAGCCTGCTGCCCCACCGCCCCGACCTGGTGGTTTCCGGCATCAATCACGGCGCCAACCTGGGGGACGACGTAACCTATTCGGGCACGGTGGCGGCCGCCATGGAGGCCAACCTCATGGGCATCCCGGCCATCGCCGTCTCCCTGGCCACCCTTGAGCGCACCGGCCACTTCGACGCCGCCGCCGGAGTGGCCCTGGGGATTGCCCGGCAGGTCGCGGCCAACGGGTTGCCGGCCGACACCTTCCTCAACGTCAACATCCCCAACCGTCCGGCCGGGGAGATGCAGCCCACCCTCATCACCCGCCAGGGCAAACGCGCCTTCGCGGGCACGATCGTGGACAAGACCGACCCCCGGGGGCGCAAATACTACTGGATCGGCAGCGAAGCACCGGCCTTCAACGACGATGAAGGGACCGACATCCACGCCGTCAACCGCGGGCACGTCTCCATCACCCCGCTGCACCTGGATCTGACCAATTACGAATCCATGAAGGTTCTTTCCCGATGGTCCCTGTGACACGACTGGACATCACGGCCCGCCTTTGGTATAGTGCCGCCTTCTTACGGGGCACACGAGCATGAACTACGAAATTTCCAGAAAACGGATGGTGCAGGATCAGATCGCGGCGCGCGGCGTCAGCGACCGTCGGGTCATCGACGCCATGCTCAAGATTCCGCGCCACATCTTCGTCCAGGAAGCCTTCGCCGCCCAGGCCTACAGCGACACCGCCCTGCCCATCGGAGAAAAGCAGACCATCTCCCAGCCCTACATGGTGGCCCTGATGACCGAACTTCTGGGCCTGACCGGCACGGAAAAGGTGCTGGAGATCGGGACCGGCTCCGGATACCAGACCGCCATCCTGGCGACCCTGGCCGACCGGGTCTGCACCGCCGAACGGATCCGCCCCCTGGCGATGCGGGCGCGGAAATGCCTCGACTCCATCGGCCTTTTCAACGTAAAATTGCGGATCAATGACAGCGACGACAGCCCTGTCGGCTGGGAGGAGGAAGCCCCCTTCGACGCCATCATGGTGACGGCCGGGGCGCCCGACGTGCCGCAGGTGCTGACCGACCAGCTCGCCGTGGGCGGCAGGCTGGTGATCCCGGTGGGGAACGAGAGCGAACAACGCCTGCTCAGGATCGTGAAGGACGCGGACGGGACCCTGCTGACCGAAGCATCGGTAGGCTGCCGTTTCGTCCCCCTGATCGGGCGGCAGGGATGGCAGATAGAGCGCACGTAGAGGAAGTAAGCGAGGGCCGACTATGCAACGTGACCATCTTCTGAATAGCGACACCGGCTTCATCGAAAAAGAGCCGCCGGCCGATATCGCCCTGGCCTTGGACGACGTGGACGAACCTCTGGAGTTTCCCGATGACGAGGAGGTCGCGGAAGCGGAGGTTGCCGACGAGAAGCTCCCCATCGAAGAACTGGAAAGCTTCGACGACGCCATCAAGATCTACCTGCGGGACATCCAGCGCACGCCCCTGTTGACCGCCGACTCGGAGAAGGAGCTGGCCCGCAGGGTGGAAAAAGGGGAGAAGGCCGCCCGGGACAAGATGATCGAGTCCAACCTGCGGCTGGTGGTGAAGATCGCCAAGCGCTATATCAACCGCGGCCTTCCCTTCCTGGACCTGATCGAGGAGGGGAACCTGGGGCTGATCAAGGCGGTGGAGCGCTTCAGCCTTGCCAAGGAATGCCGCTTCTCCACCTATGCCACCTGGTGGATCCGCCAGGCCATCGAACGCTCCCTGGTCAACCAGTCCCGGACCATCCGCCTGCCGGTGCACGTCTCCGACGACATCAACCGCATGCTCAAGGTCACCCGCTCCCTCTCCCAGAGCCTGCAACGCGAACCGTCCACCCAGGAGGTGGCCGACGCCATGAAGGCCAAGGTGGCCTACACCCGGCGGCTCATGACCCTGCTGCGGCGCACCTGTTCCATGGAGACCCCCATCGGCGAGGGAAACGATTTTTTCCTCATCGACACCATCGAGGACAGTTCGGCGGTATCGCCGTCCGACCTGCTGGAGAACGTCAACCGCTTCGAAATGATCTCCCGCCTGTTCGCCGACCTTACCGAGAGCGAGCAGAAGATACTGACCCTGCGCTTCGGCCTGGACGACAAGGAACCCCAGACCCTGGACACCATCGGCCAGAGCTTCGGCGTAACGAGGGAGCGTATCCGCCAGATCGAGGCCAAGTGCCTTGAAAAACTGCGTAAACTTTCGGAGTCGGAGCCCATGCGCCGCCCGGAAGCAGAATAGACAAAAATCGACAAGGAGCCTGACCCGATGAACGACCTGAAGAGCATCATCCGCGACATCCCGGACTTTCCCAAGAAGGGGATCGTGTTCAAGGACATCACCACCCTTCTGCAGGACGCCCAATCCTATAGCCGCATGGTAGACCTGCTGTCCCACCACTACATCGGCAAACACGTGGACAAGGTGGTCGGCGTGGAGGCCCGCGGTTTCATCGTCGGTTCGGCCCTGGCCTACAAACTGGGGGCCGGCATCGTGCTGGTGCGCAAACCGGGCAAGCTGCCCTCGGAGACCTTCAGCAAGACCTATGACCTGGAATACGGCACCGACACCCTGGAGATCCACAAGGACGCCATCAAGCCGGGCGAGCGCATCCTGATCGCCGACGACCTGCTGGCCACCGGCGGCACCATGGCCGCGGTGGTGGATCTGGTGCAGAGCATGGGCGGGGAGATCGTGGATTGCTGTTTCATGGCCGAGCTGGAATTTCTGGAAGGACGCAAGCGGCTGCCCGAGGGGAAGGTTTTCTCGCTGCTCAAGTTCTGAAGCGAGCGTTTCGCTTGAAACCAGGGGGCAACTCTGGTATATAGGTTCTCCACTTCAATCTGTCCCCGTAGCTCAGCAGGATAGAGCACTTCCCTCCTAAGGAAGGGGTCGGACGTTCGAATCGTCTCGGGGACGCCAACAAAAACAATGGCTTACAGACTTTTTCTGTAAGCCATTTTTGCTTTACTGGCCTTTTGTTGCCGTTTTGTTGCCGCCTTACCCCATAAAGTCAAGGTCAAATAAGTATTATGTCCCCAGATTTCCTGGGGACATAATACAAATTACTTGGGCATTGCAGGCCTGCCTGCCCGCTTTTTCTTTAACTCCCTACCAGTGATTCCCTCTACCACCTCAACGAATTCTTCATCACCCGCCGGCCTGCCTGTGCGCGTTGTCTCGCGCAGCAGTTTCAAATCCTCTTCCTCTCCTGAACTTAGAAATTCCCGCCAATCCGTTATCAATCCCAGTAGCGTCCG
Encoded proteins:
- a CDS encoding RNA polymerase sigma factor RpoD/SigA produces the protein MQRDHLLNSDTGFIEKEPPADIALALDDVDEPLEFPDDEEVAEAEVADEKLPIEELESFDDAIKIYLRDIQRTPLLTADSEKELARRVEKGEKAARDKMIESNLRLVVKIAKRYINRGLPFLDLIEEGNLGLIKAVERFSLAKECRFSTYATWWIRQAIERSLVNQSRTIRLPVHVSDDINRMLKVTRSLSQSLQREPSTQEVADAMKAKVAYTRRLMTLLRRTCSMETPIGEGNDFFLIDTIEDSSAVSPSDLLENVNRFEMISRLFADLTESEQKILTLRFGLDDKEPQTLDTIGQSFGVTRERIRQIEAKCLEKLRKLSESEPMRRPEAE
- a CDS encoding adenine phosphoribosyltransferase, with the protein product MNDLKSIIRDIPDFPKKGIVFKDITTLLQDAQSYSRMVDLLSHHYIGKHVDKVVGVEARGFIVGSALAYKLGAGIVLVRKPGKLPSETFSKTYDLEYGTDTLEIHKDAIKPGERILIADDLLATGGTMAAVVDLVQSMGGEIVDCCFMAELEFLEGRKRLPEGKVFSLLKF
- the surE gene encoding 5'/3'-nucleotidase SurE — translated: MHIMVTNDDGIHAPGILALAEALGELGTVTVVAPDRERSAVGHSLTLHSPLRVFELRPGFYAVDGTPTDCVNMGIHSLLPHRPDLVVSGINHGANLGDDVTYSGTVAAAMEANLMGIPAIAVSLATLERTGHFDAAAGVALGIARQVAANGLPADTFLNVNIPNRPAGEMQPTLITRQGKRAFAGTIVDKTDPRGRKYYWIGSEAPAFNDDEGTDIHAVNRGHVSITPLHLDLTNYESMKVLSRWSL
- a CDS encoding protein-L-isoaspartate(D-aspartate) O-methyltransferase codes for the protein MNYEISRKRMVQDQIAARGVSDRRVIDAMLKIPRHIFVQEAFAAQAYSDTALPIGEKQTISQPYMVALMTELLGLTGTEKVLEIGTGSGYQTAILATLADRVCTAERIRPLAMRARKCLDSIGLFNVKLRINDSDDSPVGWEEEAPFDAIMVTAGAPDVPQVLTDQLAVGGRLVIPVGNESEQRLLRIVKDADGTLLTEASVGCRFVPLIGRQGWQIERT
- a CDS encoding class I SAM-dependent rRNA methyltransferase; amino-acid sequence: MIRITLNKNEDKRIKAGHPWVFSNEIREVSDKTAAPGTAAELYDAGGGFIGCGHYNPRSLIAFRLFSRQPADLDQPEFYERRIASALAHRRALYPELTTFRAVYGESDFLPGLVVDKYGDYLSVQFLSAGMDQRRDQVVEALGRVFAPAGIIARNDVGVRQLEGLEEKVDVLAGDIPNLVEMEENGLRFQVNLREGQKTGGFLDQKENHLLLKGISTGKAVLDCFCYTGSWAVHAAAFGAASALGIDISARAVAQAARNAELNGLGGRATFEECDAFERLRSLHHEGRRFGVVVMDPPAFVKSRKNIAEATKGYLTVNRRALELLEPGGYLITCSCSFHMGREPFRDLLTQAARLARREVRLVSARAQAPDHPVLLSFPEAEYLKCFVVQAVG
- a CDS encoding YkgJ family cysteine cluster protein; amino-acid sequence: MEDLLNNYRQLVARIDALCHGIMEALGEQITCSEGCSDCCTSITLFPVEAAALAAALDALPEQEAEKIRRHVAEHAEGERCPLLRDHRCLLYAARPIICRTHGLPIIYGTGQERRIDYCPLNLTDSESLPGSAIIDLDNLNSLLVAVNALFLSKSEAPDTPERITIAEALLRRTPPR
- a CDS encoding nitroreductase family protein gives rise to the protein MIKGSDKRQADHPIDAVFLNRWSPRAMSGAEIPAEELKVLFEAARWAPSSNNNQPWRILYARRGGEYWPLFFDLLVETNKTWCVNAAALLVMISKTTFDHNGKPSRTHSYDTGAAWENLALQGSLRGYVVHGMQGFDYDRARTSLNIPDEYQVEAMAAIGLPGRVEELPEALQARETPNDRRTLEQTVCEGPFCL
- the ltaE gene encoding low-specificity L-threonine aldolase yields the protein MIDLRSDTVTRPGPGMRDAMMAAQVGDDVWGDDPTVNRLQATVAERTGKEAALFLPSGTQSNLAALMAHCERGDEYIVGQVAHTYKYEGGGAAVLGSIVPQPIENEADGTLPLSKVAAAIKHHGPGLGAHFARTRLLALEDTFNGQVLPAGYIRDAVALARDRGLAIHLDGARVCNAAVARGESLAQACGPFDSVSICFSKGLGAPVGSVLVGPHAFIERAHRWRKVLGGGMRQAGFLAAACLYALDHNLDRLAQDHANAEHLARGLGAIDGIAVQGQATNMVFVRFPEEECVPLQEYLAERGMLVQVAPTARLVTHLDVTQADLDAFVAAVKEFFSRV
- a CDS encoding NAD(P)H-quinone oxidoreductase, with protein sequence MKAVLMEGFGGVEVLKVGEVERPVPGDGQVLVKVHATSINRPDLVQREGKYPPPPGDSEILGLEVAGVIEELGPGVTGWQVGQRVVSLVGGGGYAEYAVAYACHLMPIPESMSFEEAACICESYITAFLNVFMIGEFQDKQAAILHGGGGGVNTAAIQLCRALTPASKLIVTASPEKMERVKQVGADFLINFRETPDFTEVVKEYTNKKGVDLILDHVGAKYLAPNMNSLAYKGRLVIIGVVSGIKAELNLALMMVKRQQIIGSVLRSRPVSEKGEIVAEFTRRALPKFADRTIVPIIEKVFTIDQVADAHRMMEEDKHFGKIVLKIQ